In Eucalyptus grandis isolate ANBG69807.140 chromosome 4, ASM1654582v1, whole genome shotgun sequence, the following proteins share a genomic window:
- the LOC104441725 gene encoding homeobox protein BEL1 homolog produces MPMRSEEKSSDMVVSSSSTGGFCYSDLSSSHNPAIQAQPHLVSQIPSYDSGSEIFNLASGMDMIGFPKDGLPSHPPQNHVAATSALLWKGNDFFAKTVSPNNNNQSGPSSSKTVAAAGLDDSAASEFYRHEFNKTDFVPANQNLMTAAATTSQDESTWQESNKLVVDDSSIRCVFPCEGNERPSQGLSLSLSSANPSSIGLQSFELRHTNTSGGGGGHHSDHHQHQGDMRLFAASTSKEGFFGKSHLGGHIHPQQAMMMMHQQAGQFQLRNSKYLGPAQEILNEFCSLGAKQSDLLKHQKPNKSKAYDDQDGDNGGPSGSSKQQSLGSLEFMELQKRKTKLLSMLDEVDRRYRHYCDQMKAVVSSFEAVAGSGAATVYSALASKAMSRHFRCLRDGIVGQIQATKKAMGEKDLASPGTTRGETPRLKIIDQALRQQRAFQQMTMMDNHPWRPQRGLPERSVSVLRAWLFEHFLHPYPSDVDKHILARQTGLSRSQVSNWFINARVRLWKPMVEEMYTEETREHDNMGSSDGAADLEDDGRPNNHNREATRVEDQKPTSDQLVRIDSECFSSIVTSPDKSDQHHHSKMAATRAPQNHHHHHLHPQNSGFGRVGDAYGGMEIDFSSYNHHPVTSAAPYSNDGDASHQNFNGSGGGVSLTLGLQQHGGPSHGVSLAFSSVSQNSLFYPRDHIEDCHPVQYSLLDGEGQTLPYRNLMGAQLLHDLAG; encoded by the exons ATGCCCATGCgcagtgaagagaaatcgagcGACATGGTGGTCTCGTCCTCAAGCACCGGTGGGTTTTGCTACTCGGACTTGTCTTCTTCCCACAACCCGGCGATCCAGGCTCAGCCCCATCTGGTGAGTCAAATCCCGAGTTACGACTCCGGCTCGGAGATCTTCAACTTGGCCTCCGGCATGGACATGATCGGCTTCCCCAAGGACGGTCTGCCGAGTCACCCTCCCCAGAACCACGTCGCGGCAACGAGCGCACTCTTGTGGAAAGGCAATGACTTCTTCGCCAAAACTGTGAGCCCCAACAACAATAACCAAAGTGGACCTTCGTCATCGAAAACGGTGGCAGCGGCGGGGCTCGATGACTCGGCGGCCAGCGAGTTCTACCGGCACGAATTCAACAAGACCGATTTCGTGCCGGCCAATCAGAATCTGATGACAGCAGCAGCGACGACTTCGCAAGACGAGTCCACCTGGCAAGAGAGCAACAAGCTCGTGGTGGACGATTCCTCCATAAGGTGCGTGTTTCCGTGCGAAGGGAACGAGAGGCCGAGCCAAGGCCTTTCGCTCTCGCTCTCCTCGGCCAACCCTTCAAGCATCGGACTCCAATCCTTCGAACTAAGGCACACCAACactagtggtggtggtggtggccatCACAGTGATCATCATCAGCACCAAGGTGACATGAGATTGTTTGCTGCTTCGACTTCGAAAGAAGGGTTCTTCGGGAAGTCCCATCTGGGGGGTCATATTCACCCCCAGCaagcgatgatgatgatgcatcaACAGGCCGGGCAGTTTCAGCTGAGGAATTCCAAGTATCTGGGTCCTGCTCAGGAGATTCTGAACGAGTTTTGCAGCCTCGGGGCTAAGCAAAGTGACTTGTTAAAGCATCAAAAGCCCAACAAAAGCAAAGCTTATGATGATCAAGACGGTGATAACGGCGGACCAAGTGGGTCTTCAAAGCAACAGTCTCTCGGGTCACTCGAGTTCATGGAGTTGCAGAAGAGGAAGACAAAGCTGCTTTCAATGCTTGACGAG GTGGATAGAAGATACAGGCACTACTGTGATCAAATGAAGGCAGTGGTATCGTCCTTCGAGGCAGTGGCAGGGAGCGGGGCGGCGACGGTCTACTCCGCGCTGGCCTCGAAGGCCATGTCGAGGCACTTCCGGTGCCTAAGGGACGGGATCGTGGGCCAGATCCAGGCAACGAAGAAGGCCATGGGGGAGAAGGACCTCGCTTCCCCAGGGACTACGAGGGGTGAGACGCCACGGCTGAAGATCATCGACCAGGCTCTGAGGCAGCAGAGGGCATTCCAGCAGATGACTATGATGGACAATCACCCCTGGCGGCCTCAGAGAGGCCTGCCAGAGCGGTCGGTGTCGGTCCTCCGTGCCTGGCTCTTCGAACACTTTCTTCACCC GTATCCAAGCGATGTTGATAAGCATATTTTGGCTCGCCAAACAGGCCTATCGAGGAGCCAG GTGTCCAACTGGTTTATTAATGCGAGGGTGAGGCTCTGGAAGCCCATGGTGGAGGAGATGTACACGGAAGAAACAAGGGAGCATGACAACATGGGATCCTCCGATGGCGCCGCAGATCTCGAAGACGATGGCCGGCCAAATAACCATAACCGTGAGGCGACACGTGTCGAGGATCAGAAGCCGACCTCGGATCAGTTGGTCCGGATTGACTCCGAATGCTTCTCCTCCATCGTCACCAGCCCCGACAAGAGCGACCAGCACCACCACTCCAAGATGGCTGCCACAAGAGCCCCGcagaaccaccaccaccaccacttgCACCCGCAGAACTCCGGTTTCGGGCGTGTTGGCGATGCGTACGGGGGCATGGAGATTGACTTCTCGTCCTATAATCACCACCCCGTGACCTCAGCGGCACCGTACAGCAACGACGGCGATGCCAGTCATCAGAATTTCAATGGGAGCGGGGGTGGCGTGTCGCTGACGTTGGGGCTGCAGCAGCACGGAGGGCCGAGCCATGGGGTGAGCCTGGCGTTCTCCTCGGTATCGCAGAACTCGCTGTTCTACCCTCGAGACCACATCGAGGATTGCCACCCGGTTCAGTACTCGCTCCTCGATGGCGAAGGGCAAACTCTGCCCTACAGGAACTTGATGGGAGCTCAGCTGCTCCACGATTTGGCCGGTTAA